A stretch of the Streptomyces sp. Edi2 genome encodes the following:
- a CDS encoding SGNH/GDSL hydrolase family protein: protein MSTEPDGQASTSVTPETSRRTFDGAPAPREDPRTLTVGFFGTSIMEHLEAVNAQMTTQANLPEVGSKITVESWAQRGWVHRLTLSLRAAWPHIAFDVHNHGEGGATSRDIAGIVEADRATTGTDYDLVFLGCGINDVWRRFQRRTHEAVDLEEYTRHLTGMLDQLSGYTRRIVVVSETPFGPIDDPVTVTSMNAELARYNAVAAQAAAAHGARYLDVWTPFTVAARHLAGDRGALWSDGVHLTELGDTVLLQRAEQLLAEHRIVEELLD from the coding sequence ATGAGCACGGAGCCCGATGGCCAAGCGAGCACCTCGGTGACCCCGGAGACCTCCCGTCGCACCTTCGACGGTGCTCCTGCGCCACGCGAGGACCCTCGAACCCTGACCGTCGGCTTCTTCGGCACCTCGATCATGGAGCACCTGGAAGCCGTCAACGCGCAGATGACCACCCAGGCGAACCTGCCCGAGGTCGGCTCCAAGATCACCGTCGAAAGCTGGGCCCAACGCGGCTGGGTCCACCGTCTGACCCTGTCCCTGCGCGCTGCCTGGCCGCACATCGCCTTCGACGTCCACAACCACGGTGAGGGCGGCGCCACCAGCCGCGACATCGCCGGCATTGTCGAAGCCGACAGGGCAACCACCGGCACCGACTACGACCTCGTGTTTCTCGGCTGCGGCATCAACGATGTCTGGCGCCGCTTCCAGCGCAGGACCCACGAGGCGGTCGACCTTGAGGAGTACACCCGGCACCTGACCGGCATGCTCGACCAGCTCAGCGGCTACACCCGCCGGATCGTCGTCGTCTCCGAGACCCCGTTCGGGCCGATAGACGACCCCGTCACCGTCACTTCGATGAACGCGGAACTCGCCCGCTACAACGCGGTCGCCGCCCAGGCCGCTGCCGCGCACGGCGCGCGATATTTGGACGTGTGGACTCCGTTCACCGTCGCCGCCCGGCACCTGGCCGGCGACCGGGGCGCCCTGTGGAGCGACGGGGTTCACCTGACCGAGCTCGGCGACACCGTCCTGCTCCAGCGGGCCGAGCAACTCCTCGCCGAACACCGCATCGTCGAGGAGCTCCTGGACTGA
- a CDS encoding MFS transporter, producing MLSGLNFALLSQRGFRLLASARFVSVLGSAFGPIALSFGVLALPGATPGQLSLVLACQALPQLVFVLWGGVLGDRVRSRFRLVCVTESAAAIVWGLLAVMFATGGPIALIAVFAALGGVTRALFSPALEGVVVDVIDDKQNRQEANALLKVSVNTARLLGMMLAGVVVSLIGPAFALALDAASFAVCAVLFAALGRSTPDRPVRYKVSAWRDLRDGWREFTRHEWLWVTTAQLTVVIAVVNSVAGLLGPMLAVHYLGGAWAWSVVMVAQVVGQLGGAGWAAKLRPARPMLVATLCTAGAALPALLLAFRAPLPVLVVGMVAYGVMWDVTMVMWRTCLQREVPDDAISRVSSIDLLGCLAVAPVGLAVAGPLAAAFGPAVIALGSAALVLAAVGFALLSPDIRTLPGDPPPQETPVPAAATTA from the coding sequence GTGCTCTCAGGCCTCAACTTCGCACTGCTGTCCCAACGGGGATTCCGGCTGTTGGCGTCCGCTCGGTTCGTCTCCGTGCTCGGCTCCGCCTTCGGTCCCATCGCACTGTCCTTCGGTGTCCTGGCTCTTCCGGGCGCCACACCGGGACAGCTGTCCCTGGTCCTTGCCTGCCAGGCCCTGCCGCAGCTGGTGTTCGTGCTGTGGGGCGGAGTCCTGGGGGACCGGGTCAGATCCCGGTTCCGCCTCGTCTGTGTGACCGAGAGCGCCGCCGCGATCGTCTGGGGCCTGCTGGCCGTGATGTTCGCGACCGGGGGGCCGATCGCATTGATCGCCGTGTTCGCGGCACTGGGGGGCGTGACGCGAGCGCTGTTCTCCCCGGCGCTGGAGGGCGTGGTCGTCGACGTGATCGACGACAAGCAGAACCGGCAGGAGGCCAACGCCCTGCTGAAGGTGTCGGTGAACACCGCCAGGCTGCTCGGGATGATGCTCGCCGGGGTGGTGGTGAGCCTGATCGGGCCGGCCTTCGCTCTCGCCTTGGACGCGGCCAGTTTCGCGGTCTGCGCTGTGCTGTTCGCCGCCTTGGGGAGGTCGACGCCGGACCGGCCGGTGCGCTACAAGGTCTCGGCCTGGCGAGACCTGCGCGACGGATGGCGGGAGTTCACCCGGCACGAGTGGCTGTGGGTGACGACCGCCCAGCTGACCGTCGTGATCGCGGTGGTCAACTCGGTGGCGGGTCTGCTCGGGCCGATGCTCGCCGTGCACTACCTGGGCGGCGCGTGGGCGTGGTCGGTGGTGATGGTCGCGCAGGTGGTGGGCCAGCTCGGCGGGGCAGGGTGGGCCGCCAAGCTGCGCCCGGCCCGTCCGATGTTGGTCGCCACGCTCTGCACGGCGGGTGCCGCGCTGCCCGCGCTGCTCCTGGCGTTCCGGGCGCCGCTGCCGGTCCTTGTGGTCGGGATGGTGGCCTATGGCGTGATGTGGGACGTGACGATGGTGATGTGGCGGACCTGTCTGCAGCGGGAGGTCCCGGACGACGCCATCTCGCGGGTGAGCTCGATTGACCTCCTGGGCTGCCTCGCCGTCGCCCCGGTCGGCCTCGCCGTGGCCGGGCCGCTCGCCGCGGCCTTCGGCCCGGCCGTGATCGCCCTCGGCAGCGCGGCCCTGGTCCTGGCCGCGGTCGGCTTCGCCCTGCTCTCCCCGGACATCCGGACACTTCCCGGCGACCCGCCGCCCCAGGAGACACCGGTCCCGGCGGCGGCCACCACGGCGTGA
- a CDS encoding putative 2OG-Fe(II) oxygenase, with product MTTPTVSTAVAEPWQVRGARQELWPTPVYQRATAIDADVDALAELILEREQGDSSLSLGVTCARKSAPDVLSWPLPAVTALNGWIRDAALAVTGAGPDTAFTATAWAVRYWSGGFHEFHAHHDSAVSGVYYLRTATDPTGALELLDPRPAHLATAPAHAVAPYAVVPYPGLLIAFPSWLRHGVAPHHSPTPRLCIAFNIRVEER from the coding sequence ATGACCACCCCCACCGTGTCCACAGCGGTCGCGGAACCCTGGCAGGTGCGGGGCGCCCGCCAGGAGCTGTGGCCGACCCCGGTCTACCAGCGGGCCACGGCGATCGATGCGGACGTCGATGCGCTGGCCGAGCTGATCCTGGAACGCGAGCAGGGCGACTCCTCGCTCTCCCTGGGGGTGACATGCGCCCGCAAGTCGGCGCCCGACGTGCTCTCCTGGCCGCTGCCGGCCGTCACCGCCCTCAACGGGTGGATCCGCGATGCCGCCCTCGCCGTCACCGGTGCCGGGCCCGACACCGCCTTCACCGCCACCGCCTGGGCGGTCCGCTACTGGTCCGGTGGCTTCCACGAGTTCCACGCCCACCACGACAGCGCGGTCTCCGGCGTCTACTACCTGCGCACCGCCACCGACCCCACCGGCGCCCTCGAACTCCTCGACCCCCGCCCCGCCCACCTGGCCACCGCCCCCGCACACGCCGTCGCGCCGTACGCGGTCGTCCCGTACCCGGGCCTGCTGATCGCGTTCCCCTCCTGGCTCCGGCACGGCGTCGCCCCGCACCACTCCCCCACCCCGCGCCTGTGCATCGCCTTCAATATCCGTGTGGAGGAGCGATGA
- a CDS encoding class I SAM-dependent methyltransferase: protein MKDFLALQQSLWDQWAPHYNAEHQERDPAPAADFLAGLAADGSALELAVGTGRIALPLAERGVKVTGIDASPAMIDELLRHRGQLPVQTYVGDMADVDTSGQQFGLVYVAFSSFFFLMTQARQAACLSGVARTLAPGGHFVLEATIPRAPGLLAGRQQIGIRELRDTHLSLSATTHDPIEQIIHFQEIRFDHDGMRLLPVIMRYVHLSELDLLAAATGLTLAHRYGDWHRAPVTASSTQHISVYTRAGEGGDAS from the coding sequence GTGAAGGACTTCCTTGCACTCCAGCAGTCCCTGTGGGACCAGTGGGCCCCGCACTACAACGCCGAGCACCAGGAACGCGACCCCGCACCCGCCGCTGACTTCCTCGCCGGTCTGGCCGCCGACGGGTCCGCGCTGGAGCTCGCCGTGGGCACCGGCCGGATCGCCCTGCCGCTCGCCGAGCGCGGCGTGAAGGTCACCGGCATCGACGCCTCCCCCGCCATGATCGACGAGCTGCTGCGCCACCGCGGCCAGCTCCCCGTCCAGACGTACGTCGGGGACATGGCCGACGTCGACACCAGCGGCCAGCAGTTCGGCCTGGTCTACGTCGCCTTCTCCAGCTTCTTCTTCCTGATGACCCAGGCCCGTCAGGCGGCCTGCCTCTCCGGCGTCGCCCGGACCCTGGCGCCGGGCGGCCACTTCGTCCTCGAGGCGACGATCCCCCGCGCCCCAGGCCTCCTCGCCGGCCGCCAGCAGATCGGCATCCGGGAGCTTCGCGACACCCACCTGAGCCTGTCCGCGACCACCCACGACCCGATCGAGCAGATCATCCACTTCCAGGAAATCCGCTTCGACCACGACGGGATGCGCCTGCTGCCGGTCATCATGCGCTACGTCCACCTCTCCGAACTCGACCTCCTCGCCGCGGCCACCGGGCTCACCCTCGCCCACCGGTACGGCGACTGGCACCGCGCGCCTGTGACCGCCTCTTCCACCCAGCACATCTCCGTCTACACCCGGGCCGGGGAAGGCGGCGACGCCTCATGA